Proteins encoded within one genomic window of Rossellomorea vietnamensis:
- a CDS encoding DMT family transporter — MSDAKVNPYLILAIGVISVSTSAILVKVSSAPSGILAFYRLFFTVLLMSPVFFLKYVKELKLITVRDWMFSILAGVFLAFHFILWFESLHYTSVASSTVLVTLQPLFAFIGAYLFFQEKLTPKALLSAVLAVAGSFIISWGDFRISGSALWGDILALIACALITGYLLFGQTIRKRLSLMTYTYLVYVISSIVLLLYVMIQSESLGPYPKEDWIYFLLLAIIPTLLGHTLFNWSLKWLSTSTISMAILFEPIGASLLAYWLLGEKVLMTQVLGGMVIMTGVTLFLIEERKLKKLTQASEVKTDAL; from the coding sequence ATGTCGGATGCGAAAGTGAATCCATACCTTATCCTTGCTATCGGAGTCATCTCCGTTTCTACCTCTGCCATCTTAGTAAAGGTATCGAGTGCGCCGTCAGGCATTTTGGCATTTTACCGTTTGTTTTTCACCGTTCTTCTAATGTCCCCGGTATTTTTCTTAAAGTATGTGAAGGAATTGAAACTTATTACAGTGAGAGATTGGATGTTTTCGATTTTAGCCGGTGTATTCCTGGCGTTTCATTTCATCCTTTGGTTTGAATCCTTACACTACACCTCGGTCGCGAGTTCCACGGTGCTTGTCACACTGCAACCGTTATTTGCTTTTATCGGTGCGTACCTGTTCTTTCAGGAGAAGTTAACGCCAAAGGCTTTATTATCCGCTGTCTTAGCCGTTGCCGGGAGCTTCATCATAAGCTGGGGGGACTTCCGGATAAGCGGCAGCGCCCTTTGGGGAGACATTTTGGCTTTGATTGCATGCGCCCTGATAACGGGATACCTCTTATTCGGACAGACAATCAGAAAGCGGCTGTCTCTAATGACCTATACGTACCTCGTTTATGTCATAAGCTCTATCGTCTTATTGCTCTATGTTATGATCCAATCGGAAAGTCTTGGACCTTATCCAAAGGAAGATTGGATTTATTTCCTTCTTCTTGCCATCATCCCGACGCTACTCGGGCATACATTGTTTAATTGGTCCCTAAAGTGGTTAAGTACCTCGACGATCTCCATGGCCATTCTCTTTGAACCAATCGGCGCATCTCTGCTGGCCTATTGGCTGTTAGGGGAAAAAGTGCTGATGACTCAGGTGCTGGGCGGCATGGTCATTATGACCGGTGTGACCCTTTTCTTAATAGAAGAAAGAAAACTGAAAAAGCTTACCCAAGCCAGTGAGGTGAAGACGGATGCCCTATAG
- a CDS encoding GNAT family N-acetyltransferase — protein MPYRKAELQDAGSLAYVHVHSWRTTYRGIVSEDYLESLSIVEREKRWASILSDSHHTYVCEKEDGEIVGFVSIGKERSGKYEGELYAIYLLEDYQGKGIGKELFGIARGELKNMGFNSMWIWVLKENPSKHFYYKYNPVLLEEEILTIGNEEHREEGLLVDLNQKD, from the coding sequence ATGCCCTATAGAAAGGCAGAGTTACAAGACGCTGGGAGCCTCGCTTACGTCCATGTGCATAGCTGGAGGACCACCTACCGGGGAATTGTCTCAGAAGATTACCTGGAGTCTTTATCCATAGTGGAAAGAGAAAAGAGGTGGGCCAGTATCCTTTCAGATTCCCATCACACGTATGTATGTGAAAAGGAAGACGGAGAAATCGTCGGTTTTGTTTCAATTGGAAAAGAGCGTTCTGGTAAATATGAAGGAGAGCTGTATGCCATCTATCTTCTTGAAGATTATCAAGGGAAGGGCATCGGAAAAGAATTATTCGGGATTGCCAGGGGAGAGCTCAAGAACATGGGCTTCAACTCCATGTGGATCTGGGTGTTGAAGGAGAACCCGTCGAAACACTTTTATTATAAATATAATCCTGTCCTGTTGGAGGAAGAAATTTTGACAATAGGGAATGAAGAGCACAGGGAAGAAGGGCTGCTGGTGGACCTCAATCAAAAAGACTAA